From the genome of Salvelinus namaycush isolate Seneca chromosome 10, SaNama_1.0, whole genome shotgun sequence, one region includes:
- the LOC120054768 gene encoding repulsive guidance molecule A-like: MGRSGPQNLAKRQLWNCITFTMVLLSLLLRPAHCQQCRIQRCNAEYVASTSPSSGLQEDSPSDVDYCIALRAYALCTRRTARSCRGDLVYHSAVFRIKELFTQHNCSSDGPTSSAKAPSTSRPVVSELCDYESRVLASGPAGQGKKYAHCGLFGDPHLRTFRDEFQTCKVEGAWPLIDNRYLSVQVTNVPVVLGSSATATSKITVIFKSYHGCTEQKVYQATTEDLPSAFQDGSRSGGEGGSLWIVEKVGSGGRLVTIQARYIGTSIIVRRVGRYLTFAIRMPEDTLDFSEENSGLQLCLHGCPRNELIKEHTLGRQPLHPRLPGSGGNPELGPLLPPHQIYTVERATAKCRETLQVEDIYFQSCVFDLLTTGDPEFSMAAYGALEDLKALPPSKLKQNTPRTPHVQQNRGGPHTLATATHSLVTLLLLVLLLL, from the exons ATGGGGAGAAGCGGACCTCAAAACTTGGCTAAGCGGCAGCTTTGGAACTGTATTACTTTTACGATGGTTTTACTTTCGCTGCTGCTCCGACCAG CACACTGCCAACAGTGCCGGATCCAGCGCTGCAATGCGGAGTACGTggcctctacctctccctctagtGGTCTCCAGGAAGACTCCCCGTCCGATGTGGACTACTGCATTGCCTTGCGTGCCTACGCCCTGTGTACCCGCCGCACGGCGCGCAGCTGCAGGGGTGACCTGGTCTACCACTCGGCCGTGTTCCGTATCAAAGAGCTCTTCACCCAGCACAACTGCTCCAGCGACGGACCCACCTCCTCGGCCAAGGCCCCTAGCACCTCCAGGCCAGTCGTGTCCGAGCTGTGCGACTACGAGAGCCGTGTGCTGGCCTCGGGCCCTGCCGGCCAGGGAAAGAAGTATGCCCACTGTGGATTATTCGGGGACCCACACCTGCGGACATTCCGCGACGAGTTCCAGACCTGCAAGGTGGAGGGGGCGTGGCCTCTTATCGATAACCGTTACCTGTCGGTGCAGGTGACCAACGTACCTGTTGTCTTGGGCTCCAGCGCCACCGCCACCAGCAAG ATAACGGTGATCTTCAAGTCGTACCACGGCTGTACAGAACAGAAGGTGTACCAGGCCACCACCGAGGACCTTCCCTCTGCCTTCCAGGATGGCTCTCGGAGTGGCGGGGAGGGGGGCAGTCTGTGGATCGTAGAAAAGGTTGGCTCCGGGGGACGCCTGGTGACGATCCAGGCCCGCTACATTGGGACGTCCATCATAGTGCGCCGAGTGGGGCGCTACCTTACCTTTGCCATCCGCATGCCAGAGGACACCCTTGACTTTTCTGAGGAGAACAGTGGGCTGCAGCTTTGTCTGCACGGGTGCCCTCGCAACGAGCTCATCAAGGAGCACACGCTGGGGCGCCAGCCCCTTCACCCCCGCCTCCCGGGCTCCGGGGGTAACCCGGAGCTGGGGCCCCTACTGCCCCCACATCAGATCTACACAGTGGAGCGTGCCACAGCCAAGTGCAGGGAGACCCTGCAAGTGGAGGACATATACTTCCAGTCATGTGTGTTTGACCTGCTCACCACAGGGGACCCTGAGTTCTCCATGGCAGCCTACGGGGCTCTGGAGGATCTGAAGGCCCTTCCTCCCAGCAAACTCAAGCAAAACACTCCCAGGACTCCTCATGTTCAACAAAACAGAGGGGGGCCACACACGTTGGCCACAGCCACCCACAGTCTGGTCACACTCCTGCTCCTGGTTCTACTGCTTTTGTAA